The following are encoded in a window of Dehalococcoidia bacterium genomic DNA:
- a CDS encoding dienelactone hydrolase family protein, translating to MKRITRKIGLWVLSVVAVTLTLLSLFIIAIPQGRTGFNTALFVLQVLDLPIKPQTLFTTEPVRHQIQFGSEDVADVYRLPDSRPRAAVLLSLGATPHGLDDPAAVMLSDALARAGYVTMVHWSPQMGLELNLDPSDTDKLVQAFKHMEHLEYVDPDRVGIGGFCAGASLALVAAADPTIRDRVDFVNAFGPFYDIEELLIQAVSKTVMYDGEGTPWEPEPLTIKVLATELIERLDSPSDVRTLTRHYLEQQPPTPAPLDSLSPVGRTAARLLNGVPPDEVEALYAMLPLAFREELILISPSTYVDDLRARLLIMHDRHDRYVPAAESRRLLETTQDRINVRYTEFIGFDHLLPDEDGVLTRLEQALNMYRHMYSILRIAS from the coding sequence TTGAAACGTATTACCCGCAAGATCGGACTCTGGGTGTTGAGCGTAGTGGCAGTGACTCTTACTCTGCTATCTCTGTTCATCATTGCCATCCCACAGGGCCGAACCGGCTTCAACACCGCGCTGTTCGTCCTACAGGTGCTGGATCTCCCCATCAAGCCCCAGACGCTATTCACTACCGAACCGGTTCGCCACCAGATTCAGTTCGGGTCGGAAGATGTCGCCGACGTTTACCGCCTGCCTGATAGTAGGCCCCGGGCTGCGGTGCTACTGTCCCTGGGGGCTACCCCTCATGGGCTTGATGACCCGGCAGCCGTCATGCTCAGCGACGCCCTTGCACGGGCGGGATACGTAACGATGGTCCACTGGTCTCCACAGATGGGACTCGAATTGAACCTCGATCCCTCCGACACCGACAAGCTGGTCCAGGCTTTCAAGCACATGGAACATCTCGAATATGTCGACCCCGACCGGGTTGGCATCGGTGGGTTCTGTGCAGGAGCTTCCCTGGCACTGGTCGCAGCGGCCGACCCCACAATCCGCGACCGAGTTGATTTCGTCAACGCTTTCGGCCCGTTCTACGATATCGAAGAGCTACTAATTCAAGCTGTGTCCAAAACAGTAATGTACGACGGCGAGGGCACACCATGGGAGCCAGAACCGCTCACCATAAAGGTCCTGGCCACAGAGCTGATCGAACGCCTGGACAGTCCATCGGACGTGCGGACACTGACTCGCCACTATCTGGAGCAGCAGCCACCCACACCGGCTCCTCTGGATTCGCTCTCCCCAGTAGGAAGAACTGCAGCGCGCCTCCTCAATGGAGTTCCCCCGGATGAAGTAGAGGCGCTATACGCAATGTTGCCCTTGGCTTTCCGCGAGGAACTCATCCTCATCTCGCCATCAACCTATGTCGACGACCTAAGAGCCCGCCTGTTGATAATGCACGACCGACACGACCGGTATGTACCTGCTGCAGAGTCCCGCCGGCTCCTGGAGACGACCCAGGACCGGATCAACGTCCGCTATACGGAATTCATCGGATTCGACCACCTGCTCCCCGACGAGGACGGCGTGCTCACACGTCTTGAACAGGCGCTCAATATGTACCGTCACATGTACAGCATCCTGCGAATCGCCTCCTGA
- a CDS encoding class I SAM-dependent methyltransferase — protein MPLSKRLFAAWYDLLNSGVEGRVVPYRKRTAGYAWGDVLEIGGGTGANLPYYPDDAKLTFLEPDTHMNRRLSGHVRRQSREAAIVQQVGESLPFADASFDSVVTTLVLCMVRDPDAVVREVRRVLRPGGAFFFYEHVVSPRSRGRWWQDRLNPLWKFATTGCNLNRDLTGSIEGAGFSDIEVEAFDLSVRLPVTIPNIVGVARK, from the coding sequence ATGCCCCTCAGCAAGCGTCTATTCGCCGCATGGTATGACTTGCTCAACTCGGGCGTTGAGGGAAGGGTCGTCCCCTACAGGAAGCGCACGGCCGGCTACGCTTGGGGGGACGTGCTGGAGATCGGCGGTGGGACTGGCGCTAACCTCCCGTACTATCCGGACGACGCGAAGTTGACCTTCTTAGAGCCCGATACCCACATGAACAGGCGTCTGAGCGGACACGTCCGGCGCCAGAGTAGGGAAGCTGCCATTGTCCAACAGGTCGGCGAGAGTCTGCCGTTCGCGGATGCGAGCTTCGACTCTGTCGTTACGACCCTCGTACTTTGTATGGTCCGCGACCCCGATGCGGTAGTACGCGAAGTGCGGCGCGTCCTGAGGCCTGGCGGAGCATTCTTCTTCTACGAGCACGTGGTGTCGCCGCGCAGTCGTGGACGCTGGTGGCAGGACAGGCTCAATCCGCTGTGGAAGTTCGCCACGACCGGCTGCAACCTCAACCGGGATCTCACTGGTTCAATTGAGGGAGCAGGCTTTTCAGACATCGAAGTTGAAGCATTCGACCTCTCTGTCCGGCTTCCAGTTACGATTCCAAACATAGTGGGTGTCGCCAGAAAGTAA